A window of Belonocnema kinseyi isolate 2016_QV_RU_SX_M_011 chromosome 9, B_treatae_v1, whole genome shotgun sequence contains these coding sequences:
- the LOC117179321 gene encoding adipocyte plasma membrane-associated protein-like: MGYLKNIGAGIIYIGVILAVLAFAPGLPPDANFTEYNIVSPKELTGFLALNDRLNNPEILFKGKLHGPEAFASYNGELYTGVHGGYIVKIKENDEFIPIAKFGKQCEGDWQEHICGRPLGLKFNKNGELFVADAYYGIFKLDVTTGKYEKIVDIKKPIDGKAPNIVNSLDVASNGDIYWTDSSSEFALHDGVYTILADPNGRLLRYNAKTKKNEVLVKDLGFANGVFLSEDESFVLAIETLTSRVTKYNLKGPKAGKQEIFIEGLPGLPDNVHSDGQGGILLSLFSYADAENPALFQSLTPHPNIRRVIVRFMYILEAPLKLLQTYYPNYYTEKIIHSIGHFASVSFLGTKYSTILRLDTNGKIIDVAYGTDGKLSSISSAFVFKDHLWLGSPMNDFAARVPLKQAFPSLATSPKKTGTVKTANSIPEEPKKAEKQTTKDAPKAKSEKPSGIDAKVQKEAKTIS, translated from the exons ATGGGATACCTGAAAAATATAGGCGCTGGAATTATTTATATCGGTGTCATTCTTGCCGTTTTAGCTTTCGCCCCAGGACTTCCTCCAGATGCAAACTTCACCGAGTACAA tATTGTATCACCGAAAGAATTGACAGGCTTTTTAGCATTAAACGACCGATTAAACAATCCAGAAATATTATTCAAGGGAAAGTTACATGGCCCTGAAGCATTCGCATCTTATAATGGAGAACTTTACACCGGTGTCCATGGTGGTTACATcgttaaaatcaaagaaaacgaTGAATTTATCCCGATTGCCAAGTTTGGCAAACAGTGTG AGGGTGACTGGCAGGAACACATATGCGGTAGACCTCTTGgcctgaaatttaataaaaacggaGAACTCTTCGTGGCAGACGCGTATTATGGGATTTTCAAACTTGATGTAACTACGGGAAAGTATGAGAAAATCGTCGATATAAAAAAACCAATCGATGGCAAGGCCCCGAATATCGTCAACTCTTTGGACGTTGCAAGCAATGGAGACATTTACTGGACTGATTCCAGTAGCGAATTTGCACTTCACGATGGAGTTTACACCATTCTTGCCGATCCGAACGGAAG aCTTTTGCGCTACAACGCAAAGACGAAAAAGAACGAAGTCCTCGTGAAAGACCTGGGTTTCGCCAACGGAGTTTTCTTAAGCGAAGACGAGAGTTTTGTGTTAGCAATAGAAACTTTAACATCTCGTGTCACAAAATACAACCTAAAAGGACCTAAGGCAGGAAAGCAAGAAATCTTCATCGAGGGACTTCCTGGCTTGCCAGACAATGTGCACAGCGATGGCCAAGGTGGAATTTTACTCTCCCTCTTCAGTTATGCCGATGCCGAAAATCCAGCGCTCTTTCAATCTCTGACACCACATCCAAACATCAGAAGAGTGATTGTCAGATTTATGTACATCTTGGAAGCACCGTTGAAACTGCTGCAGACATACTATCCAAATTACTACACTGAGAAAATCATCCATTCCATTGGCCACTTTGCAAGCGTATCTTTCTTGGGTACAAAATATTCCACGATTCTCCGACTCGACACCAATGGAAAAATCATCGACGTCGCTTATGGAactgatggaaaattatcatccatCAGTTCTGCCTTTGTTTTTAAAGATCATTTGTGGCTGGGTTCGCCGATGAACGACTTTGCTGCGCGAGTTCCGCTCAAGCAGGCGTTTCCTTCTCTTGCCACGAGCCCGAAGAAGACTGGTACCGTTAAAACTGCTAATAGTATCCCCGAGGAACCTAAAAAAGCTGAGAAGCAAACTACTAAAGATGCACCCAAAGCCAAGTCTGAAAAACCGAGCGGCATTGATGCCAAAGTCCAGAAAGAAGCCAAGACTATATCGTAA